The proteins below are encoded in one region of Fibrella aestuarina BUZ 2:
- a CDS encoding complex I subunit 1/NuoH family protein gives MLLALPICLALSTGFVVVGVYTERKLSAFIQDRLGPMEVGKWGLLQLIADLLKLLQKEDIVPRAADRNLFLLAPAVIFASVFAGYAVLPFTPDLQGSAAAVGVFYLMAVLSFDVVGILMAGWASNNKYSLFGAIRSVAQIVSYEIPLGFTILCAVLAGQTLNLQELSFQQGIYTPQTNYLFGLKATGIDVTDWGGIFAWNILRNPFLLPAYVIFFICTLAESNRAPFDLPEGESEIVSGFQTEYSGMRWALLFLSEYAMMLLVSFLGAILFLGSWNTPLPNIGPVRLADWTSGEPGTVWGNVTAVFWLFSKAFLAVLVQMWVRWTLPRIRIDQMMYLCWKVLTPAALLLFLISAIWRLL, from the coding sequence TTGTTACTCGCCTTACCCATCTGCCTCGCTCTATCCACTGGTTTTGTGGTCGTGGGCGTTTACACCGAACGGAAGCTATCGGCCTTCATTCAGGACCGGCTGGGGCCGATGGAGGTGGGTAAATGGGGCCTGCTTCAGCTCATCGCCGATTTGCTGAAGCTGCTTCAGAAAGAAGACATTGTGCCTCGTGCGGCCGACCGAAATCTATTCCTGCTGGCTCCGGCGGTCATCTTCGCCTCGGTGTTTGCGGGCTACGCAGTGCTACCCTTTACACCCGATCTGCAAGGGTCGGCGGCAGCGGTAGGCGTGTTCTACCTGATGGCCGTCCTCTCGTTCGACGTGGTGGGTATTCTGATGGCGGGCTGGGCGTCCAACAACAAGTACTCGCTCTTTGGCGCCATCCGCTCGGTCGCACAGATCGTTTCCTACGAAATTCCGCTGGGCTTCACCATCCTGTGCGCCGTCCTGGCCGGGCAAACGCTGAACCTTCAGGAGCTTAGTTTTCAGCAGGGCATCTACACCCCTCAGACCAACTACCTGTTTGGCCTGAAAGCGACGGGTATCGACGTGACCGACTGGGGCGGCATTTTCGCCTGGAACATCCTGCGTAATCCGTTTTTGCTACCGGCTTACGTTATCTTCTTCATCTGCACACTGGCCGAAAGCAACCGCGCGCCCTTCGATTTGCCCGAAGGCGAATCCGAAATCGTGTCGGGTTTTCAGACCGAATATTCGGGTATGCGCTGGGCACTGCTCTTCCTGTCGGAATACGCCATGATGCTGCTGGTGTCATTTCTAGGCGCGATTCTGTTTTTGGGTAGCTGGAACACGCCCCTGCCCAACATCGGCCCCGTTCGGCTGGCCGACTGGACAAGCGGCGAACCGGGTACCGTCTGGGGCAACGTAACCGCCGTCTTCTGGCTATTCAGCAAAGCGTTTCTGGCGGTGCTGGTGCAGATGTGGGTACGTTGGACGCTGCCCCGCATCCGCATCGATCAGATGATGTATCTCTGCTGGAAAGTGCTCACTCCTGCCGCCCTGTTGCTGTTCCTGATCTCGGCCATCTGGCGATTGCTATAG
- a CDS encoding TerC/Alx family metal homeostasis membrane protein, with protein sequence MFSSETLFFLGFAVFVLFVMSLDLGVFSSKKARQSHVVSFKEAAFWSAVWVGLSVIFYFFLSRYGYLVHGITTPEHLQEVRDKYADHVQLTASTFAENLSIFQKNMALEYITGYLVEYSLSADNIFVFILIFSSFGVRERYYKKILVWGILGAIILRFVFIFLGAALLQRFEWIIYIFGAFLVYTGAQLFFQKEEDEQIDTKNHPVVRFVSKYFNVYRRNVTDNFFIRRKSDNKLFVTPLFIVVVVVAFTDLIFAVDSIPAIFSITKDPYIVFFSNVFAIMGLRSMFFFLSSIMSQFRFLKTGLAVLLTFIGVKMLLEHQLEDWGFKPVYSLYVILGILATSVLASYLIPEKKEA encoded by the coding sequence ATGTTCTCCAGCGAAACATTGTTTTTTCTCGGCTTTGCCGTTTTTGTTCTCTTTGTGATGTCGCTCGATTTGGGCGTTTTTTCGTCGAAAAAAGCCCGGCAGAGCCACGTTGTCAGTTTTAAGGAAGCCGCTTTCTGGAGTGCCGTCTGGGTCGGCCTTTCCGTGATTTTCTATTTCTTCCTGAGCCGCTATGGCTATCTGGTGCACGGCATCACCACGCCGGAACACTTGCAGGAAGTGCGCGACAAATACGCCGATCACGTTCAGCTAACGGCCAGTACGTTCGCCGAAAACCTGTCGATCTTCCAGAAAAATATGGCCCTCGAATACATTACGGGCTATTTGGTAGAGTACTCCCTGTCGGCCGATAACATCTTTGTCTTTATCTTGATTTTCAGTTCGTTCGGTGTCCGAGAACGGTACTACAAAAAGATCCTGGTGTGGGGTATCCTGGGGGCTATCATCCTCCGGTTCGTCTTTATTTTCCTGGGGGCGGCACTGCTACAGCGCTTCGAATGGATTATCTATATTTTCGGCGCGTTTCTGGTCTACACGGGGGCTCAGCTCTTTTTCCAGAAAGAAGAAGACGAACAGATCGACACCAAGAACCATCCGGTGGTGCGGTTCGTGTCGAAGTACTTCAACGTCTATCGGCGTAATGTGACCGATAACTTTTTTATCCGCCGTAAATCGGATAACAAGCTGTTTGTCACGCCTTTATTTATCGTGGTGGTGGTCGTGGCCTTCACCGATCTGATCTTCGCCGTCGATTCGATTCCGGCCATTTTCTCGATCACCAAAGACCCCTACATCGTCTTTTTCTCCAACGTGTTTGCCATCATGGGGCTACGGTCGATGTTCTTCTTCCTGTCGAGCATCATGAGCCAGTTCCGCTTCCTGAAAACGGGGTTGGCCGTACTGCTGACGTTCATTGGCGTGAAGATGTTGCTCGAACACCAGCTGGAAGACTGGGGCTTTAAACCCGTCTACAGCCTCTACGTGATTCTGGGCATTCTGGCGACCAGCGTATTGGCCTCATACCTGATTCCCGAGAAGAAAGAAGCTTAA
- a CDS encoding glycosyltransferase family 2 protein, translating into MYNGKKVVVVMPAYRAALTLERTYREIPFDLVDEVILVDDHSPDNTVEVARQLGIQHVIRHDINKGYGGNQKTCYRKALEIGGDIVVMLHPDYQYTPLLLTAMISIIGNGLYPVVFASRILGKGALKGGMPMYKYVANRFLTLTQNILMNQKLSEYHTGYRAFSGEVLRALDFTHNDDDFIFDNEMIAQIFYKGFEIAEVTCPTKYFEEASSINFRRSSIYGLGVLKVSLLYRLTRWGLIDWNVLK; encoded by the coding sequence ATGTATAATGGTAAAAAAGTGGTGGTCGTGATGCCGGCCTACCGCGCCGCCCTCACACTCGAACGTACCTATCGCGAAATCCCATTTGACCTCGTCGACGAGGTCATTTTGGTCGATGATCATAGCCCCGACAATACCGTCGAGGTAGCGCGGCAATTGGGGATTCAGCATGTGATCCGGCACGACATCAACAAAGGCTACGGGGGCAACCAGAAAACCTGCTACCGCAAAGCCCTCGAAATCGGGGGTGATATCGTAGTGATGCTCCACCCGGATTACCAGTACACGCCGCTGCTGCTCACGGCCATGATTTCGATTATCGGCAACGGGCTCTATCCGGTCGTGTTTGCATCGCGCATTTTGGGCAAAGGCGCCCTGAAAGGAGGCATGCCGATGTATAAATACGTTGCCAACCGCTTCCTGACGCTCACCCAGAACATCCTGATGAATCAGAAACTCTCGGAGTACCACACAGGCTACCGGGCGTTTTCGGGCGAGGTGCTGCGGGCCCTCGACTTCACGCATAACGACGACGATTTCATCTTCGACAACGAGATGATCGCCCAGATTTTCTACAAAGGCTTCGAAATTGCCGAAGTCACCTGCCCCACCAAATACTTCGAGGAAGCCTCGTCCATCAACTTCCGGCGCAGTTCCATCTACGGCCTGGGCGTACTGAAAGTATCGCTGCTCTACCGCCTCACCCGCTGGGGCCTCATCGACTGGAACGTGCTGAAGTAA